A portion of the Lolium rigidum isolate FL_2022 chromosome 1, APGP_CSIRO_Lrig_0.1, whole genome shotgun sequence genome contains these proteins:
- the LOC124666414 gene encoding cysteine synthase-like has translation MAPGEEVGRRGVPSLLGDGGIGQEHIASDVTQLIGWTPLIELKRIAGKDGVGARIVGKIEAYQPLCSVKDRSALRMIEDAEEKGLISPGVTTLVEPTSGNLGLGLILIALSKGYRFVAVMPGLYSLDKQILLRYMGAELFLTDPALGFPGIMDKVEQLKKELPNVHVLDQFSNPANPDAHIRWTGPEIWKDTAGKVDIFVAGSGSGGTVSGVGKYLKMQNPNVKIICVEPAESPVIAGGEPGKHKIQGIGPGFIPEILDTSVIDEAVSVTTEDAMANARRLAMEEGLLVGISSGANLAACLKVAAREENKGKMIVTMFPSGGERYMNSDLFATVREECVAMTF, from the exons ATGGCGCCGGGAGAGGAGGTGGGCAGAAGGGGTGTCCCTTCCCTGCTCGGCGACGGCGGAATCGGGCAGGAACACATCGCGTCCGACGTCACCCAG CTCATAGGATGGACGCCGCTGATCGAGCTGAAGCGGATCGCCGGGAAGGACGGAGTGGGTGCCCGGATCGTCGGCAAGATCGAGGCCTACCAGCCACTCTGCTCCGTCAAGGATCGCAGCGCTTTGAG GATGATCGAAGATGCTGAAGAGAAAGGGTTGATTTCACCCGGTGTCACGACTCTGGTAGAGCCAACGAGCGGGAATTTGGGGCTAGGACTGATTCTCATTGCTCTGAGCAAAGGTTACAGGTTCGTCGCGGTGATGCCGGGCCTGTACTCGCTTGATAAGCAGATCCTGTTGAGATACATGGGTGCTGAGTTGTTCTTAACCG ATCCAGCACTCGGTTTTCCGGGGATAATGGACAAGGTCGAACAGCTGAAGAAAGAATTACCCAACGTACATGTTCTTGATCAGTTCTCCAATCCAGCAAATCCTGATGCACACATCAGATGGACTG GTCCTGAGATTTGGAAGGATACTGCTGGAAAGGTGGACATTTTTGTTGCCGGTTCAGGCTCAGGAGGTACGGTATCTGGTGTTGGAAAGTATCTCAAGATGCAAAATCCAAATGTGAAGATCATTTGTGTGGAACCAGCAGAGAGTCCAGTAATTGCAG GTGGCGAGCCAGGCAAGCATAAAATCCAGGGAATAGGACCAGGATTCATACCAGAGATTTTGGACACCTCGGTCATCGATGAAGCAGTCAGTGTGACCACTGAGGATGCAATGGCGAACGCGAGGAGGTTGGCAATGGAAGAAGGCCTGCTTGTGGGCATATCTTCTGGAGCTAATTTGGCAGCTTGCTTGAAG GTCGCAGCGAGAGAAGAGAACAAGGGGAAGATGATTGTGACCATGTTCCCTAGCGGAGGCGAGCGATACATGAACTCAGACCTCTTTGCCACTGTAAGAGAAGAGTGTGTGGCCATGACCTTTTGA